In a single window of the Pirellulales bacterium genome:
- a CDS encoding helix-turn-helix domain-containing protein, with translation MGTLEPIALSPRNAAQFLSISKRTMSRLISSRKIVARKDGKRTLVDVASLKAYYASLPLKTGFVPLVFVHPITGRRHRSRRASH, from the coding sequence ATGGGCACCCTTGAACCGATTGCACTGTCGCCGCGCAACGCCGCGCAATTCCTTTCGATCAGCAAGCGCACAATGTCGCGCCTCATTAGCTCACGCAAGATCGTCGCACGAAAGGACGGCAAGCGAACGCTTGTGGACGTGGCCTCGCTGAAAGCGTACTACGCGAGCTTGCCGCTCAAAACCGGTTTCGTGCCGCTTGTATTCGTCCATCCGATCACGGGTAGGCGTCACCGGTCGCGTCGAGCGAGCCACTGA